The following is a genomic window from Phaseolus vulgaris cultivar G19833 chromosome 6, P. vulgaris v2.0, whole genome shotgun sequence.
CACAGTTACTTTGACTCCACCTCTGGCCAGCTCGAGCCGGCCTCCGGCGCCCGAGCGAGTATTCCCAGTCAAGAGTATTGGCCTGAGGGAACTGCTAGTCGTGTGAGGGCGGCAAGGGCACCGGCTCCAACTGCTGAATCAACAACCTCTCCATCTTATGGAGCCAAGCCTGGAAGTAGGAGGAAGAACTACAAGGCATCTGTTCCTGCTGCTGCTTCTTCTTCGTCTCAGTCCACTGTGGAATTTTCTGGTGCTGGCTCTGGCTCTTCTGAGCTTTTGGTTGAATCCTCCGAAGAATCTCAGGATCACTCGTCTGAGTTTGTTGTTTATCAGTCTGAACCCGAGGAGGAAGAATTGAGTGAATATGAGTTCAATAAGAGAGTTGGACTTTCTCATCCGTTTGTTGATCCAAAGACTAAAAGGCCGATAGAGGGGGTGCTTCCCAATGAGGAGCTGTGGTGGAATTGGAAAGAGTCGGACAAAGAACAATGGTCCAGGTGGCAAAGGAGGAAACCTGATGTTGAAACGGTTAGtgttcattttttgttttcGTGCTTTATGATCGGAATTTATTTTGGCTGTGGATTAATTCACGATGGTCAATTTATGGATTAAAAGGTCAAGTGGGCAGTTCATTTTTTCTGTTGGCAACCTGGTTAACAGACTACAACGATTTGGgatgtaaaattattttcttgtcaGGTGCTCTCAGTCACCATTTCAGATACTTCTATTTGTTTGATCATCCATGGTCATGTTCATCAAACAATAGGTCTAAAAGCCAGTCATATATGTTGAAGTCACAAAttctatgttttttaattaagttttacaTCTTGAACCTAAACTCCTCTTTCATTTTTCAGGTTTTCCTGAAAGCTATGGCAGAAACTGGACAAATAAAGCTTCACGGTGAAGAGCCAACATTAACAGAAACTGCCCTTTATCGAGCAAGGCGTgaaatttataaagaagaaagGTATTGTTGACTAACACTCACAACATAACTCTGATAAGCCTAGAAATAAAAATGGTATTTGTTGTAGTGCATTCAAAATGTAAAACATATAAGAGCTGCAAACAAAGTGATTAACTAGATAGGTTAAACAACAGTTGCTTGAAGATTGGAAAAAATTCTGAAAGGACTGAGAAAATGCATGTGAGTAACCTTCATATGCTAAGAAGACTACTTGACACAAATCACATCGTGAATTAAGTGTAAGGAGAGTAACTTGACAAAGTTCTTACTGTTCTGGCCGGACATAAGCTGCTCCAAGTTTATTTAAGCCCCTCCTTTACATGTACTTTTTAATAAACTGAGTTTAAAAAAGTGGTACCAGTCAATATGCTTCATTCATTTAAAAGGTTCAAGTTTGAGTTCTGCTTCCTTGTTAAAACGGATGTACTATGTGAACAACAGATTCCAAATTAAAGATGTGTCTTTTcaaaaatgaaaggaaaatatactattagttgttgttttttaaaacaaaagtaaAGAGAATACTTGAACgcaagaaaaaatatttgagaAAACCTACCTACTATGGCTGTGTTGGGTTTTAATGTGCCTAAGCATAAGTGTATGGGgttgaatttaatttttcataattgtAAATTCATATAGaagaattaattttaaaattcaaaatggtTTTATCTTAAATTGTGGCACACAAAatattcttcattttcttttgcTTTAAACCGTGAAAATGTCAAGTATAAAAGCTTCCTGTATTAGTTTGTGTCATCACATGattgaatcaattaaaataCTCCTGATTTTTGCAGGCTGCAGGCTGAGCAAGAGAGACTGGAAAGAGATGGTCCAATTGCATACTATTCAGAATGGGTGAAAGCATGGAAAAGGGACACATCTCGCGAAGCAATTCAGAAGCATTTTGAAGAGACTGGAGAAGATGAAAATGCACAACTAGTTGAAATGTTTTGCCACC
Proteins encoded in this region:
- the LOC137832410 gene encoding protein PLASTID TRANSCRIPTIONALLY ACTIVE 12, chloroplastic, whose protein sequence is MASMHSNFVPNLSFNRFQTPPSSYLVGAGIVQRGVILSNYCRRRVPCIKCEKKDEEEHIKHVSVERPPYHSYFDSTSGQLEPASGARASIPSQEYWPEGTASRVRAARAPAPTAESTTSPSYGAKPGSRRKNYKASVPAAASSSSQSTVEFSGAGSGSSELLVESSEESQDHSSEFVVYQSEPEEEELSEYEFNKRVGLSHPFVDPKTKRPIEGVLPNEELWWNWKESDKEQWSRWQRRKPDVETVFLKAMAETGQIKLHGEEPTLTETALYRARREIYKEERLQAEQERLERDGPIAYYSEWVKAWKRDTSREAIQKHFEETGEDENAQLVEMFCHQTDREYRVMMGTDYRIQRDPLAMRMREDQIKQIWGGDPVYPTVNYIQDPNEVIDYRGPNFHEPTPNMVAYLKEHGKLTSRDEFDKTMAEEKTELVEMTDMDEAMAKAVDIGENDDEEDSDVEEVEEGGEEEKLSDYWSVLKSTPELRKSKPQPKPKKNGAMSLDEAVEDSENLTDFLMDFEEEE